One Clavibacter zhangzhiyongii genomic region harbors:
- a CDS encoding ABC transporter ATP-binding protein, with product MGDIAAGGGMRGGGGRRGRVSAADAEAQRKANAEAPRVENLLGRIAELFQPHRRALILTIVLVLVGAGLTVVPPLLTQQAFDRGLFPPTGGPDIPVLVELVAIMIAIWVVGAGLGVWQTYLTATVGNRVMGSMRVDLFRHLQSMELGFFTRTKTGVIQSRLQNDVGGVAAVLTNTVSSVLGNTVTVIAALVAMLVLNWQLTLVAVVLMPVLVIAQRRVGQVRARIASRTQESLSDMTAITQETLSVSGILLSKSFNRQGAETARYEAENRTQIRLQVSQQMSGQWFFALVQIFLSIIPAIVYVVAGFLITGGVEVTAGTIVAFTTVQARLMWPLIGLMRVALDLQTSGALFARIFEYLDLEPAIRDRHDARPVPDGPALGRVAFDGVRFSYPDTRPGERPTLDGMSFEIQPGQFAAFVGPSGAGKTTVSYLIPRFHDVTGGRVLFAGADVRELEQESLLESIGIVSQETYLFHATIGDNLRYARPDATQEQIERAAEAANIHRTIESFPDGYDTLVGERGYRLSGGEKQRIAIARVLLKDPAVLILDEATSALDAVSERVVQQALDTASRGRTTIAIAHRLSTVVDADVIFVVVAGRIVEQGTHAELLARRGEYARLYSDQRTEAA from the coding sequence ATGGGCGACATCGCCGCGGGCGGCGGGATGCGCGGGGGCGGCGGACGCCGCGGACGGGTGAGCGCGGCCGACGCGGAGGCGCAGCGGAAGGCCAACGCCGAGGCGCCGCGCGTCGAGAACCTGCTGGGCCGGATCGCGGAGCTGTTCCAGCCGCACCGCCGGGCGCTGATCCTCACGATCGTGCTCGTGCTGGTCGGCGCGGGCCTCACCGTGGTGCCGCCGCTGCTCACGCAGCAGGCGTTCGACCGTGGGCTCTTCCCGCCCACCGGCGGCCCCGACATCCCGGTGCTCGTCGAGCTCGTCGCGATCATGATCGCCATCTGGGTCGTGGGCGCGGGGCTCGGCGTCTGGCAGACCTACCTCACCGCCACCGTCGGCAACCGGGTCATGGGATCCATGCGCGTCGACCTCTTCCGCCACCTGCAGAGCATGGAGCTCGGCTTCTTCACGCGCACCAAGACGGGCGTGATCCAGTCCCGCCTCCAGAACGACGTCGGCGGCGTGGCGGCGGTCCTCACCAACACGGTCTCGAGCGTGCTCGGCAACACCGTGACGGTCATCGCGGCGCTCGTCGCGATGCTCGTGCTCAACTGGCAGCTGACCCTCGTCGCCGTCGTGCTCATGCCCGTGCTCGTGATCGCGCAGCGCCGCGTCGGCCAGGTGCGGGCGCGGATCGCGTCGAGGACGCAGGAGTCGCTCTCCGACATGACCGCCATCACGCAGGAGACGCTGTCGGTCTCCGGCATCCTGCTGTCGAAGAGCTTCAACCGGCAGGGCGCGGAGACCGCGCGCTACGAGGCCGAGAACCGCACGCAGATCCGGCTGCAGGTGAGCCAGCAGATGAGCGGGCAGTGGTTCTTCGCGCTCGTGCAGATATTCCTCTCCATCATCCCGGCCATCGTCTACGTGGTCGCGGGCTTCCTCATCACGGGCGGCGTCGAGGTGACGGCGGGCACGATCGTCGCCTTCACGACCGTGCAGGCCCGCCTCATGTGGCCGCTCATCGGCCTGATGCGCGTGGCCCTCGACCTGCAGACCTCCGGCGCCCTCTTCGCCCGCATCTTCGAGTACCTCGACCTCGAGCCCGCGATCCGCGACCGGCACGACGCGCGTCCCGTGCCGGACGGGCCCGCGCTCGGCCGCGTCGCGTTCGACGGCGTGCGCTTCTCCTACCCGGACACGCGGCCCGGCGAGCGGCCGACGCTCGACGGCATGTCGTTCGAGATCCAGCCGGGGCAGTTCGCGGCGTTCGTCGGCCCCTCGGGTGCGGGCAAGACCACCGTCTCCTACCTGATCCCGCGCTTCCACGACGTGACGGGCGGCCGCGTGCTGTTCGCCGGCGCCGACGTGCGGGAGCTCGAGCAGGAGTCGCTGCTGGAGAGCATCGGCATCGTGAGCCAGGAGACCTACCTCTTCCACGCGACCATCGGCGACAACCTCCGGTACGCCCGGCCGGACGCCACGCAGGAGCAGATCGAGCGGGCGGCGGAGGCGGCGAACATCCACCGCACCATCGAGTCCTTCCCCGACGGCTACGACACGCTCGTGGGGGAGCGCGGCTACCGGCTCTCCGGCGGCGAGAAGCAGCGCATCGCCATCGCGCGCGTGCTGCTCAAGGACCCGGCCGTGCTGATCCTCGACGAGGCCACGAGCGCGCTCGACGCCGTCTCCGAGCGCGTCGTGCAGCAGGCCCTCGACACGGCGTCGCGCGGGCGCACGACCATCGCCATCGCCCACCGGCTCTCGACCGTGGTCGACGCCGACGTGATCTTCGTCGTGGTGGCCGGCCGCATCGTGGAGCAGGGCACGCACGCCGAGCTGCTCGCCCGCCGCGGCGAGTACGCGCGCCTCTACAGCGACCAGCGCACCGAGGCGGCCTGA
- a CDS encoding DUF305 domain-containing protein: MADRGSDAVDRPDGDVVVDHVPDDDIREEELQGLVAHGEESRARGRRIRIGLAAGIVAVALVVAGLLVGRVTAPVSALTPSTNSAEAGFSRDMQVHHEQAVQMSLMIIDRTDDPEVKLIAQDIAQAQAQQAGQMYAFLTSWGLDQAPSQPRMTWMTLPTLDGEADHSAMDMTPGATMPGLASQADLDELQGLTGVEAERKYLTLMIAHHRGGVEMAQALLDRSRNPLVADLATGMVMVQDKEILYMQQLLDARS; the protein is encoded by the coding sequence GTGGCCGACCGCGGGTCCGACGCCGTCGACCGGCCGGACGGCGACGTGGTCGTCGACCACGTCCCGGACGACGACATCCGCGAGGAGGAGCTCCAGGGCCTCGTCGCGCACGGCGAGGAGTCGCGCGCCCGCGGCCGCCGGATCCGCATCGGCCTCGCCGCCGGCATCGTCGCGGTCGCGCTCGTGGTCGCCGGGCTCCTCGTGGGTCGCGTCACGGCGCCCGTGTCGGCGCTCACCCCGAGCACGAACAGCGCCGAGGCGGGGTTCTCCCGCGACATGCAGGTGCACCACGAGCAGGCCGTGCAGATGTCGCTCATGATCATCGACCGCACGGACGACCCCGAGGTCAAGCTCATCGCGCAGGACATCGCGCAGGCGCAGGCCCAGCAGGCCGGGCAGATGTACGCCTTCCTCACCTCGTGGGGCCTCGACCAGGCGCCGTCGCAGCCGCGCATGACGTGGATGACGCTGCCGACGCTCGACGGCGAGGCCGACCACTCGGCCATGGACATGACGCCCGGCGCCACCATGCCGGGCCTCGCGTCGCAGGCCGACCTCGACGAGCTGCAGGGCCTGACGGGCGTCGAGGCGGAGCGGAAGTACCTCACGCTCATGATCGCCCACCACCGCGGCGGCGTGGAGATGGCGCAGGCCCTCCTCGACCGGTCGCGGAACCCCCTCGTCGCCGACCTCGCCACCGGCATGGTCATGGTGCAGGACAAGGAGATCCTCTACATGCAGCAGCTGCTGGACGCGCGGTCCTGA
- a CDS encoding DUF3105 domain-containing protein translates to MARRDDTTPSGDTSGRPVPPTAKQAQKDLTVKQQREARRAEKVAALKKQQDRARRNRLIGIITGSVAAVAVVAIVIGVVVSSGTPKQDPDDISIQGLQTWDSLPSTHVQGTVDYAAKYDGMSPPAGGEHNAMWLNCGVYDQPQPNENAVHDLEHGAVWITYDAAKVTGDDLSDLQKYAESFGGYVTMSPYEGLDTPIALSAWGAQVKVDSVDDQRIKDFMAKYWKSPNAPEAGAACTGALEGEGRVS, encoded by the coding sequence GTGGCGCGACGCGACGACACCACGCCCTCCGGCGACACGAGCGGACGGCCCGTCCCGCCGACCGCCAAGCAGGCCCAGAAGGACCTCACGGTCAAGCAGCAGCGCGAGGCCCGCCGCGCCGAGAAGGTGGCGGCCCTCAAGAAGCAGCAGGACCGCGCGCGCCGCAACCGGCTCATCGGCATCATCACGGGATCCGTGGCGGCCGTCGCCGTGGTGGCGATCGTCATCGGCGTCGTCGTCTCGAGCGGCACGCCGAAGCAGGACCCGGACGACATCTCCATCCAGGGCCTGCAGACGTGGGACTCGCTCCCCAGCACGCACGTGCAGGGCACCGTCGACTACGCCGCGAAGTACGACGGCATGAGCCCGCCGGCCGGCGGCGAGCACAACGCCATGTGGCTGAACTGCGGCGTCTACGACCAGCCGCAGCCGAACGAGAACGCGGTGCACGACCTCGAGCACGGCGCCGTGTGGATCACCTACGACGCCGCGAAGGTCACGGGCGACGACCTGTCGGACCTCCAGAAGTACGCGGAGTCGTTCGGCGGCTACGTCACCATGTCGCCGTACGAGGGCCTCGACACCCCCATCGCGCTGTCGGCGTGGGGCGCGCAGGTCAAGGTCGACTCGGTCGACGACCAGCGCATCAAGGACTTCATGGCCAAGTACTGGAAGAGCCCGAACGCCCCCGAGGCCGGTGCCGCGTGCACCGGCGCCCTCGAGGGCGAGGGCCGGGTCAGCTGA
- a CDS encoding cystathionine beta-synthase has translation MKYADTILDLIGNTPLVKLNKVVEGISATVLVKVEYLNPGGSAKDRIATRIIDAAERDGKLQPGGTIVEPTSGNTGVGLALVAQQRGYRCVFVLPDKVGEDKRNVLTAYGAEIVVTPTSVAPDHPDSYYSVSDRLAREIPGAFKPDQYSNPNGPLSHYETTGPEIWRDTEGEITHFVAGVGTGGTISGVGRYLKEVSEGRVRIVGADPEGSVYSGGTGRPYLVEGVGEDFWPAAYDPDVVDEVIASSDQESFDMTLRLAREEGLLVGGSSGMAVVAGLKAAKHLGPDDVMVILLPDGGRGYLGKIFNERWMQSYGFARVNGQRTVADVMSAKTGSLPDLVHAHPSDTIRDAIRIMTEYDVSQLPVLSAEPPVVMGEVAGAVDERSLLELVFSGRAQLTDRVGAFTGEPFGLIGVNETVPDAWSALGTADALMVSDGGKPVGVLTRHDLLTYLTD, from the coding sequence GTGAAGTACGCCGACACGATCCTCGACCTCATCGGGAACACCCCGCTCGTGAAGCTCAACAAGGTGGTCGAGGGCATCTCGGCGACCGTCCTGGTGAAGGTCGAGTACCTCAACCCGGGCGGCAGCGCCAAGGACCGCATCGCCACGCGCATCATCGACGCGGCCGAGCGCGACGGGAAGCTCCAGCCCGGCGGCACGATCGTCGAGCCGACCTCGGGCAACACGGGCGTCGGCCTCGCGCTCGTCGCGCAGCAGCGCGGCTACCGCTGCGTGTTCGTGCTGCCCGACAAGGTCGGCGAGGACAAGCGCAACGTGCTCACGGCGTACGGCGCCGAGATCGTCGTCACGCCCACCTCGGTCGCGCCCGACCACCCCGACTCCTACTACTCGGTGAGCGACCGGCTCGCGCGCGAGATCCCCGGGGCCTTCAAGCCCGACCAGTACTCCAACCCCAACGGGCCGCTCAGCCACTACGAGACCACGGGTCCCGAGATCTGGCGCGACACCGAGGGCGAGATCACGCACTTCGTCGCGGGCGTCGGCACGGGCGGCACCATCAGCGGCGTCGGCCGGTACCTCAAGGAGGTGTCGGAGGGGCGCGTGCGCATCGTCGGCGCCGACCCCGAGGGCTCGGTCTACTCCGGCGGCACCGGCCGCCCGTACCTCGTCGAGGGCGTGGGCGAGGACTTCTGGCCGGCCGCGTACGACCCCGACGTCGTCGACGAGGTCATCGCGTCGAGCGACCAGGAGTCGTTCGACATGACCCTGCGGCTCGCCCGCGAGGAGGGCCTGCTCGTCGGCGGATCCAGCGGCATGGCCGTGGTCGCCGGGCTCAAGGCCGCGAAGCACCTCGGCCCCGACGACGTGATGGTGATCCTCCTGCCCGACGGCGGCCGCGGCTACCTCGGCAAGATCTTCAACGAGAGGTGGATGCAGTCGTACGGCTTCGCCCGCGTCAACGGCCAGCGCACGGTCGCCGACGTCATGAGCGCCAAGACCGGCAGCCTCCCCGACCTCGTGCACGCGCACCCGAGCGACACCATCCGCGACGCGATCCGCATCATGACCGAGTACGACGTCTCGCAGCTCCCCGTCCTCTCGGCCGAGCCGCCCGTCGTGATGGGCGAGGTCGCCGGCGCGGTCGACGAGCGCAGCCTCCTGGAGCTCGTCTTCAGCGGCCGCGCCCAGCTCACCGACCGGGTCGGCGCGTTCACGGGCGAGCCGTTCGGGCTCATCGGCGTGAACGAGACGGTCCCCGACGCGTGGAGCGCGCTCGGGACCGCCGACGCCCTCATGGTGAGCGACGGCGGCAAGCCCGTGGGCGTCCTCACGCGGCACGACCTCCTCACCTACCTCACCGACTGA
- a CDS encoding cystathionine gamma-synthase, whose translation MSDKHDFDTRAIHAGQDPDPTTGAVIPPLYLTSTFVQDGIGGLRGGYEYARSANPTRTGLQALLASLEQGKHAFSFASGLAAEDTLLRAITRPGDRIVLSDDVYGGTYRLLTRVLGDWGIVVETVDMSDLAAVERVLGSGPAKVLWVETPSNPLMKISDIRALADLGHAAGATVVVDNTFASPYLQQPLTLGADVVVHSTTKYLGGHSDVLGGAVILDDDAMAEKVGFLQFAIGAVSGPMDAWLTTRGIKTLAVRVERHSANAEEIASFLQQHPDVTAVHYPGLPEHPGHDIAKSQMSGFGGMISFQVRGGAKAARRVVEGTRVFQLAESLGGVESLISYPSEMTHASVKGTPLEVPDDLVRLSVGIEAVEDLVVDLERALGKALKQGKH comes from the coding sequence GTGAGCGACAAGCACGACTTCGACACCCGCGCGATCCACGCCGGCCAGGACCCGGATCCCACCACCGGGGCGGTCATCCCGCCGCTGTACCTCACGAGCACCTTCGTGCAGGACGGCATCGGCGGGCTCCGCGGCGGCTACGAGTACGCGCGGAGCGCCAACCCCACGCGCACGGGCCTGCAGGCGCTGCTCGCCTCGCTGGAGCAGGGGAAGCACGCGTTCTCGTTCGCGTCCGGCCTCGCCGCCGAGGACACGCTGCTGCGCGCCATCACCCGCCCGGGCGACCGCATCGTCCTGAGCGACGACGTGTACGGCGGCACCTACCGCCTGCTGACGCGCGTCCTCGGCGACTGGGGGATCGTCGTCGAGACGGTCGACATGAGCGACCTCGCCGCCGTCGAGCGCGTGCTCGGATCCGGACCCGCGAAGGTCCTCTGGGTCGAGACGCCGAGCAACCCGCTCATGAAGATCAGCGACATCCGCGCGCTCGCGGACCTCGGCCACGCCGCCGGAGCCACGGTCGTCGTCGACAACACCTTCGCCTCGCCGTACCTGCAGCAGCCGCTCACGCTCGGCGCCGACGTGGTCGTGCACTCGACCACCAAGTACCTCGGCGGCCACTCCGACGTGCTCGGCGGAGCGGTGATCCTCGACGACGACGCCATGGCGGAGAAGGTCGGCTTCCTGCAGTTCGCGATCGGCGCGGTCTCGGGTCCCATGGACGCCTGGCTCACCACCCGCGGCATCAAGACGCTCGCCGTGCGCGTCGAGCGCCACTCCGCCAACGCGGAGGAGATCGCCTCGTTCCTGCAGCAGCACCCCGACGTCACGGCCGTGCACTACCCGGGCCTCCCGGAGCACCCGGGCCACGACATCGCCAAGTCGCAGATGTCCGGCTTCGGCGGCATGATCTCGTTCCAGGTGCGCGGGGGAGCGAAGGCCGCCCGCCGCGTGGTCGAGGGCACCCGGGTGTTCCAGCTCGCGGAGTCGCTGGGCGGCGTCGAGTCGCTCATCAGCTACCCGTCCGAGATGACGCACGCGTCCGTCAAGGGCACGCCGCTCGAGGTGCCGGACGACCTGGTGCGCCTGTCGGTCGGCATCGAGGCCGTCGAGGACCTCGTGGTCGATCTGGAGCGCGCGCTCGGCAAGGCGCTCAAGCAGGGCAAGCACTAG
- a CDS encoding RNase H family protein: protein MTITAAADGSALGNPGPAGWAWYVDDEHWGAGGWAHATNNQGELKAVLELFRATAHLDDDLLVLCDSQYVINSVTKWMPGWKRKGWRKGDGKPVLNVELLKEIDAEIQGRRYRFEWVKGHAAHPLNEAADDRARAVATAFQGRRPIPEGPGWAGHEAGGSAARETEGTAAVEAEADAAADPVVAEAEALEADAPAQPGLFDFDAFDEEVAPEPGDTTLTIALDRDAMARLSALARDRGVSVDEAVRLLLP, encoded by the coding sequence GTGACGATCACCGCCGCGGCAGACGGATCCGCGCTCGGCAACCCCGGACCCGCCGGCTGGGCCTGGTACGTCGACGACGAGCACTGGGGCGCGGGCGGATGGGCGCACGCGACGAACAACCAGGGCGAGCTGAAGGCGGTGCTCGAGCTGTTCCGCGCGACCGCGCACCTCGACGACGACCTGCTCGTGCTCTGCGACAGCCAGTACGTCATCAACTCGGTCACGAAGTGGATGCCCGGCTGGAAGCGCAAGGGCTGGCGCAAGGGCGACGGCAAGCCGGTGCTCAACGTGGAGCTGCTGAAGGAGATCGACGCCGAGATCCAGGGCCGCCGCTACCGCTTCGAGTGGGTCAAGGGACATGCGGCCCACCCGCTCAACGAGGCCGCCGACGACCGGGCCCGCGCCGTCGCGACCGCGTTCCAGGGGCGACGCCCGATCCCCGAGGGGCCGGGCTGGGCGGGGCACGAGGCGGGCGGATCCGCCGCCCGGGAGACCGAGGGCACGGCGGCCGTCGAGGCCGAGGCCGACGCCGCCGCGGATCCCGTGGTGGCCGAGGCGGAGGCCCTCGAGGCCGACGCGCCCGCGCAGCCGGGCCTGTTCGACTTCGACGCGTTCGACGAGGAGGTCGCGCCGGAGCCCGGCGACACCACCCTGACCATCGCGCTCGACCGCGACGCCATGGCGCGCCTCAGCGCCCTCGCGCGCGACCGCGGGGTCAGCGTCGACGAGGCCGTGCGGCTGCTGCTGCCCTGA
- a CDS encoding LacI family DNA-binding transcriptional regulator produces the protein MTTETPRGRAPSIRDVARLAGVSHQTVSRVLNDSPSLRAETRQRVLDVMEQVQYRPNRAARALVTSRSRTIGVLTSQSSQYGPASSIAAIESAAREAGYLVTTTNLASSDEAAIQVALGHLVDQAVEGLVVVAPQVRVREVIASMSLDVPYVTMQSDGREDAHDLSVDQIAGARLATRHLLDLGHRDIYHLAGPQDWIEAEARMRGFLDAMSAADVPTTAPILGDWTAEFGFYAGREMLRLRDFTAIFSSNDQMALGLIHAVRDAGLDVPRDVSIVGFDDIPEAAHFWPPLTTVRQDFAEVGRRCVALLLDGMGGTGDRYRGTITPELVVRASTGAPSY, from the coding sequence ATGACGACGGAGACGCCGCGCGGCAGGGCGCCGAGCATCCGCGACGTCGCGCGCCTGGCGGGCGTCTCGCACCAGACGGTGTCCCGCGTGCTCAACGACTCGCCCTCGCTCCGCGCCGAGACCCGCCAGCGCGTGCTCGACGTGATGGAGCAGGTGCAGTACCGGCCGAACCGCGCCGCCCGGGCGCTCGTGACGAGCCGCTCGCGCACCATCGGCGTCCTCACGTCGCAGAGCTCCCAGTACGGGCCCGCCTCCTCCATCGCGGCCATCGAGTCGGCCGCGCGCGAGGCCGGCTACCTCGTCACGACCACCAACCTCGCGTCCTCCGACGAGGCGGCGATCCAGGTCGCCCTCGGCCACCTCGTGGACCAGGCGGTGGAGGGCCTCGTGGTCGTGGCGCCGCAGGTGCGCGTGCGGGAGGTCATCGCGAGCATGTCGCTCGACGTCCCGTACGTCACGATGCAGAGCGACGGCCGGGAGGACGCGCACGACCTCTCGGTCGACCAGATCGCGGGCGCGCGCCTGGCCACCCGGCATCTGCTCGACCTCGGCCACCGGGACATCTACCACCTCGCCGGCCCCCAGGACTGGATCGAGGCGGAGGCGCGGATGCGCGGCTTCCTCGACGCGATGTCGGCCGCCGACGTCCCCACGACCGCGCCCATCCTCGGCGACTGGACCGCGGAGTTCGGCTTCTACGCGGGCCGCGAGATGCTGCGGCTCCGCGACTTCACGGCGATCTTCTCCAGCAACGACCAGATGGCACTCGGCCTCATCCACGCCGTCCGCGACGCCGGGCTCGACGTGCCGCGCGACGTGAGCATCGTCGGCTTCGACGACATCCCGGAGGCCGCGCACTTCTGGCCGCCGCTCACGACCGTGCGCCAGGACTTCGCCGAGGTCGGCCGCCGCTGCGTCGCGCTCCTGCTCGACGGGATGGGCGGCACGGGCGACAGGTACCGCGGCACCATCACGCCCGAGCTCGTCGTCCGCGCCTCCACGGGCGCGCCCTCGTACTGA
- the araB gene encoding ribulokinase, producing MPSAPASSEAPAEKAGSPAEQYVIGVDYGTLSGRAVVVRVSDGVELGSGVLDYPHAVMDDTLAATGAQLPPEWALQVPSDYVDVLKQAVPAAIREAGIDPAQVIGIGTDFTACTMVPTLADGTPLNEVEGYADRPHAYVKLWKHHAAQSHADRINALAEERGEEWLARYGGLISSEWEFAKGLQLLEEDPELYGLMDHWVEAADWIVWQLTGSYVRNACTAGYKGILQDGEYPTAEFLGALNPDFASFAEDKVAHEIGQLGSAAGTLSAEAAAWTGLPEGIAVAVGNVDAHVTAPVARAVEPGQMVAIMGTSTCHVMNSDVLTEVPGMCGVVDGGIVSGLYGYEAGQSGVGDIFAWYVKNQVPARYAEEAAAAGKSVHQHLTDLAADQPVGGHGLVALDWHSGNRSVLVDHELSGLVIGTTLTTRTEEVYRALLEATAFGTRKIVETFNASGVPVTEFIVAGGLLKNAFLMQAYSDILRLPISVITSEQGPALGSAIHAAVAAGAYPDVRVAGDAMGKVERGRYQPDETRALAYDRLYEEYSTLHDHFGRGANDVMKRLKSLKREARA from the coding sequence GTGCCCAGCGCCCCCGCGAGCAGCGAAGCCCCCGCCGAGAAGGCCGGGTCGCCGGCAGAGCAGTACGTCATCGGCGTCGACTACGGCACCCTCTCCGGCCGCGCCGTCGTCGTGCGCGTCTCGGATGGCGTCGAGCTCGGCTCCGGCGTCCTCGACTACCCGCACGCGGTGATGGACGACACGCTCGCCGCCACCGGTGCGCAGCTCCCGCCCGAGTGGGCCCTCCAGGTCCCGAGCGACTACGTGGACGTGCTCAAGCAGGCCGTGCCCGCCGCCATCCGCGAGGCCGGCATCGACCCCGCGCAGGTCATCGGCATCGGCACCGACTTCACCGCGTGCACGATGGTCCCCACGCTCGCCGACGGCACCCCGCTCAACGAGGTCGAGGGGTACGCCGACCGCCCGCACGCGTACGTCAAGCTCTGGAAGCACCACGCCGCGCAGTCGCACGCCGACCGCATCAACGCGCTGGCCGAGGAGCGCGGCGAGGAGTGGCTGGCCCGCTACGGCGGCCTCATCTCCAGCGAGTGGGAGTTCGCCAAGGGCCTCCAGCTCCTCGAGGAGGACCCCGAGCTCTACGGCCTCATGGACCACTGGGTCGAGGCGGCCGACTGGATCGTCTGGCAGCTCACCGGCAGCTACGTCCGCAACGCCTGCACGGCCGGCTACAAGGGCATCCTCCAGGACGGCGAGTACCCGACGGCCGAGTTCCTCGGCGCCCTGAACCCCGACTTCGCCTCCTTCGCCGAGGACAAGGTCGCGCACGAGATCGGCCAGCTCGGATCCGCCGCCGGCACGCTCTCCGCCGAGGCCGCCGCCTGGACGGGCCTGCCCGAGGGCATCGCCGTGGCGGTCGGCAACGTCGACGCGCACGTCACCGCCCCCGTCGCCCGCGCCGTCGAGCCCGGCCAGATGGTCGCGATCATGGGCACGAGCACCTGCCACGTCATGAACAGCGACGTGCTCACCGAGGTCCCCGGCATGTGCGGCGTCGTCGACGGCGGCATCGTCTCCGGCCTCTACGGCTACGAGGCCGGCCAGTCCGGCGTCGGCGACATCTTCGCCTGGTACGTCAAGAACCAGGTGCCCGCGCGCTACGCCGAGGAGGCGGCGGCCGCCGGCAAGAGCGTCCACCAGCACCTCACCGACCTCGCGGCCGACCAGCCCGTCGGCGGACACGGCCTGGTCGCGCTCGACTGGCACTCGGGCAACCGCTCGGTGCTCGTCGACCACGAGCTCTCCGGCCTCGTCATCGGCACCACGCTCACCACGCGCACCGAGGAGGTCTACCGGGCGCTGCTCGAGGCCACCGCGTTCGGCACGCGCAAGATCGTCGAGACGTTCAACGCGTCGGGTGTGCCCGTCACCGAGTTCATCGTCGCGGGCGGCCTGCTGAAGAACGCGTTCCTCATGCAGGCGTACAGCGACATCCTGCGCCTCCCCATCTCGGTCATCACGAGCGAGCAGGGCCCGGCCCTCGGCTCCGCCATCCACGCGGCCGTCGCCGCCGGCGCCTACCCCGACGTGCGCGTCGCGGGCGACGCGATGGGCAAGGTCGAGCGCGGCCGCTACCAGCCGGACGAGACCCGCGCCCTCGCCTACGACCGCCTCTACGAGGAGTACTCGACGCTGCACGACCACTTCGGTCGCGGCGCCAACGACGTCATGAAGCGGCTCAAGTCGCTGAAGAGGGAGGCACGCGCGTGA
- a CDS encoding L-ribulose-5-phosphate 4-epimerase, with amino-acid sequence MSTYAPEIEVAVARVRSEVSRLHGELVRYGLVVWTGGNVSGRVPGADLFVIKPSGVSYDDLSPENMILCDLDGNVIPDTPGSRNAPSSDTAAHAYVYRNMPEVGGVVHTHSTYAVAWAARREPIPCVITAMADEFGGEIPVGPFAIIGDDSIGRGIVETLTGHRSRAVLMAGHGPFTIGKDAKDAVKAAVMVEDVARTVHISRQLGEPAPLPVEAVDSLFDRYQNVYGQAPQGALK; translated from the coding sequence GTGAGCACCTACGCACCCGAGATCGAGGTCGCGGTCGCCCGCGTCCGCTCCGAGGTCTCCCGCCTGCACGGCGAGCTCGTGCGCTACGGCCTCGTGGTCTGGACCGGCGGCAACGTCTCCGGCCGCGTCCCCGGCGCCGACCTCTTCGTCATCAAGCCGTCCGGCGTGAGCTACGACGACCTGAGCCCCGAGAACATGATCCTCTGCGACCTCGACGGCAACGTGATCCCGGACACCCCCGGCTCGCGCAACGCCCCCTCGAGCGACACGGCGGCGCACGCCTACGTGTACCGCAACATGCCCGAGGTGGGCGGCGTGGTCCACACGCACTCCACCTACGCGGTCGCCTGGGCGGCCCGACGCGAGCCCATCCCGTGCGTCATCACCGCGATGGCCGACGAGTTCGGCGGCGAGATCCCCGTCGGCCCGTTCGCCATCATCGGCGACGACTCGATCGGCCGCGGCATCGTCGAGACCCTCACGGGGCACCGCTCGCGCGCCGTGCTCATGGCCGGCCACGGCCCCTTCACCATCGGCAAGGACGCGAAGGACGCCGTGAAGGCGGCCGTCATGGTCGAGGACGTGGCGCGCACCGTGCACATCTCCCGCCAGCTCGGCGAGCCCGCGCCCCTCCCCGTCGAGGCCGTCGACTCCCTGTTCGACCGCTACCAGAACGTCTACGGACAAGCACCCCAAGGAGCCCTGAAGTGA